A portion of the Actinomycetota bacterium genome contains these proteins:
- the infA gene encoding translation initiation factor IF-1 — protein MAEKEEAIQVEGTVLEPLPNTMFRVELDNGHKVLAHISGKMRMHYIRILPGDRVVVELSPYDLTRGRITYRYK, from the coding sequence TTGGCGGAGAAGGAAGAGGCCATCCAGGTCGAGGGCACCGTCCTCGAACCGCTGCCGAACACCATGTTCCGCGTGGAGCTGGACAACGGGCACAAGGTGCTGGCCCACATCTCCGGGAAGATGCGGATGCACTACATCCGGATCCTCCCCGGCGACCGGGTGGTCGTCGAGCTCAGCCCCTACGACCTCACGCGTGGTCGCATCACCTACCGCTACAAGTAG